The nucleotide window TGGTGCACTTTCCGATCGCGCTCTTATCAGCTGCGGTCTTTTTCGATCTGCTGGGAGGGAAGTGGCGTTCTGAAGAGTGCCGAATCGCCAGCCTCTATACACTGGTGTTGGGACTTGCAGGCGCGCTCGCGGCCGTAATCTCCGGTCATATGGCTGAAGAAGCCGTTGAGCCCAGCGGCGTTCCAGAGTCGGTGCTTGAGCTGCATGAGGGGTTGGGTTTTGCGACGTTCTGGATTTTCCTCGGGCTGCTGGGATGGCGAGTTATCATGGGGCTCGGGTTCGTGAGGGAGCGGCGCGCAGTTTCGGTGGGACTTGGCCTTGTAGGAATTGTCGTGCTCTTAGCGGCCAGTTACTACGGCGGGAGTCTGGTCTACGACTATGGCGCCGGCGTGGCGGGGTATCCCGCGAAAGCTCCTTGAAAGGAACTAAGATGAAAGCACGCTTCTGTATCGTTGCGGTTGTGCTCTGGGTCGTCACGCTCGTCGGAGCCGGTTGGTTTTTCGTGAACGGTTTGACGACCAAAGGAGCTGACGGTCGCATGGAAATACGACTGGCTCCAAGCGAGCGG belongs to Nitrospira sp. and includes:
- a CDS encoding DUF2231 domain-containing protein — encoded protein: MHPIHPMLVHFPIALLSAAVFFDLLGGKWRSEECRIASLYTLVLGLAGALAAVISGHMAEEAVEPSGVPESVLELHEGLGFATFWIFLGLLGWRVIMGLGFVRERRAVSVGLGLVGIVVLLAASYYGGSLVYDYGAGVAGYPAKAP